A window of Misgurnus anguillicaudatus chromosome 3, ASM2758022v2, whole genome shotgun sequence genomic DNA:
CAAAAGTAAAAGATTGCAAActctgcttcagtgttacttttttacacTCTGTAAGATGGAGTCATATATACACacgcagtgttcatttaactctggggatttcatctattgcatttaatattttgtctttCTTCATTGATTTCTATAAGGCAGTGGCTGCAAGTCAGCTGTAGTTCTTGTATTTTTTGTCCTTCAATGATTTTTTATCATCAGGTGTCTTCAACAATCAAATAATCATCACTCAAATCATCACCTAATTATCTTAACTTTAACACTGCTTCAGAGTTACTTTTAACACCCTGCCAGTGGTTCCCATATGAACACCGAccggtgttaaattaacaccagGAAATGTACTATGCTGGTGTATATACAATCCAAGAAGTGTTATCCAGAAATGTTTGGAATGGCAAATCTTGGGATGGCTGACGTGAAAATGACGTTTCGTCATTGTGTCAAGTTCTCAGAGCATAGATGTTTCGAAAAAACTGCTCTGAAGCATGATCGAAACACCAATATCACATGACTACGGCTAAATGAAGCTTTGtggatttttttgtgttttcagaaGGTGGCGTACCTGCCAAATCTGCTTTTGATTGAAAGGGTTGGGAACAAAAAAAAGGGAAAGAGTAATTTTTACTCATTTGTATGcacttgcaaaaaaaaaaaaaaactttgcatgCCATCAACAAGTATCCCTTAAGAGAATTTTTTAAAGCTTGAGAAATTATATGTATACGTTCTTTAACAGCAGGACGATTtacatttctgaaaaaaaaatcttgatatGCAAGATATGTGACGACATaacttgatttattttatttttttttattgaccagaataaaatataatacataataaGGAGCCTTAACCAAGCTCACATTGTCATACAGCTGTGAAAacaattaataaacaaaaacatttatttttttaatttttgtaccAATGTGGACTGGAATCTTGACCCTGGGTTCGATCTTATGGCACCAGCATGTTAATTGAGAACACTATCCACTCTATCCAAATTGCATTATAgtatatattatgtatttatCTAGTATAATAGAGgaaatttaaagaaaagcaTAACAGTTATTTATGACAGAGAAGCacagtaaaacaaaacaatagcatAAAAACACTAACAGCTGCCACCCCAGGACAAACTGCGCATTGTACCTAAAATGATTTGGTATGATAGATTTCAAATTTTGGGACAAATGTTAGGGATTGCaccttgaaataaaaaaaatcattaattcACTCTAGTTTATTCAATGTAGTGTTCTTCGAGGTCATATTTGATGGTTCAGAGATAATGAGAAAAGTTCTGCTTTTGTGTCCAGGCAAGAGAGCTCTCAACCACTTCACATACTGCTGTCTGACCTGAACATGAATGAAGGATCAGAACAATGTTAGGCATAtgcacaaaatattaaaaacaaacaaaaataatacatGAATTGgctactttatttttttcttctgtCTGAGCATCTGACGCTCTGACTCCCCTGATTCTCCCTACTGTGTTTAGGGTTACATGAGGGTGGGGTTTTAGATTAGGCTTCCTCAAATGATCAACAAATCAGAAGCAGGGGAGTAAGAAACTTATACACCAAATGATTACAGTTTCCAAATGTTGTTTATACAAACTGGTTTCAAAAACAATTCACCTCATTATTGAGGACACAGTAGACCAGGAAGATGAAGGTTCCTTGCTGTGAGTTCAGGATCAGGAAGAGAATCTCCATCATCTGATTGGTATTAATGAATAAACCCAGAATCCAGGGACAACCAAAAATCACAAATTGGGCCAGAGTCTTAAAAACCATAATCCTGcagagacagaaagaaaaatGATCCATATGTTTCTTTACTGTCCACGTGCTTCtctctttaaaattatattaactTAGTTTGTTTCATCCTTGAAACTTCAGCGTTGAGCTTTTTGAGAGTTGAGTTCAGACTGATGATGATACTGATGAAGAGAATCGTGTTTATCtgcagaaaaaaacacagtaaatgAAGCAATTACTTCTTTTCTGGTGGTTGAAAGAGTCTAACGATTAAACAAAAACTAAAACATACAGCAACAATGAAGTAAACAGGTCCCAGAAAACTCCAGATGAAGCCTTTCTCCTGTTTAATCCAGCATctgtttacagaaaaaaaaaaaattcagatctTCATTAACGAAATATTAACAGATACAAATTTATCGTGTTTGTACATTTAATCTTAGCTTAGAAATGATTCTCTTCACACTTACTGTTCACTGCCATAGCCTTCAGGAACCACTCCAGCAGACACGCCCACTATAACCGCAGCAATCATATATCCAATCACAATTAAGAGTCTGCGGCTAAGCACCGCCTTAAGTTTGAAGCTGATCTGTGATAGGTTCTTCACACAGATGAAGAGCAGCACAGCTTCAATGAACATCCACACAAAGCAGGAGAGAAAGAAGAAGTGAAGAACTCCTGATATCACAGCACACAACTCCTGAAGACAGAGTTTTAACAATGAAAATGATTTTCTGTTTTCCAGTAACTTCTTACTAACTAGTCAAACTAAACATGTTGGTATTCTGTGATCAAAACTTTTCACCTTGTGATGTTTTATAAGATTGATGAATTGTTGTGTGAGTAAGAACAGAAGATGAGCAGACAGCAGACTGATGCAGAGGTTGATTCGAGCTACATTGTTGACTCCAGGTTTCCATCGACAGAAAGCAAAAGTCAACAGAGCCAAACTAGTAAACACCAGACCCACAATAACAAACACCACATTCACCAACTCCTTCAGAGGATCATCCTGAGAAATTGTCAAATCAAAATGCCAAACTTAATGACTTTTCCCAGACAACCCAAAGTATAAGAATTTTGAGGATTTTCTGTGAAGCAGTAACAAAGCTTCATGGGTCagaaaaagttatattttcatttagaaaacattaataaaaatctggactaaaaataaaaaactcatgtacatttaagatgtaaatacattttgagaGAATTTTTAATGCTTTTGTCTTGTGAAATATTTTACTCTTGATAACTCACAATAAAACTACAGCAGTTATTTTACAGtagcttaaaggggacatattatgaaaatcagactttttccatgtttaagtgctataattgtgtccccagtgcttctatcaacctagaaaatgttaaaaagatcaacccaataacttagttttggtaaaccattttctgcaagcatgtgaaaaatgggtcattgtaatttggcccttattgtgatgtcagaataaggtaataccgccccctttatctgcactatccaaccacagcacaaccatttagtatggagagaaagagagagataaaatatttcacagcacaattgactttcaattgcaacaaaccaccatcattgtgatcagtggttgcacttcatccgctcatttgcattttaaatgacacacccaaaacggcacacttttgctcagacatagtttagacttagtttacatcttaaaacaaatctcataatatgtcccctttaataaacaTCATGTTTAGCAGTggataaaatgagaaaaaaaatagttccctatcaaaagctttactcgatgctgcgctgctaagcgctatggggaaaacgtctttatcgttgaccagctgaatatagtgtgcaaacacgtcaatgaaattgacccggaggtatatagcctcggttgatgacgacatcacagcgcacccaatgcgaggctataaaatagatgatcaacagctgtgtcatcaggtctttttattttcagaccAACTCTGAATGAGTGTGTGCTACACTGAAATGCAAATCTCTCTCTTACCTTTTGAACTTCACTTGAGATCTTTGTTAGGAGTTAGATTCCAACAAGATAGAGTGCAGACTTTCTCTCTTTCCGATTTTAAAGGAGTTTCAGTTAAAAGGAAAATATGAGTAAGAAGAGTCACGAGCAGTCTAAGTCGTGTTTGTTTTCGCTTTATGGCGAAGGACGACACACACACTTaactgttttgtgtgtttgggggAGGAGCATGCGGTCATGGCTTTGTACAGTCTGATGAGTGCGAGCATTGTGAATCATTCACAATATAAATGCTTCGTGCTCGCCGTGATTATTTCTGACCGCAACCTCAAATTAAGTTATATTTCTTCGCGTGATTCCGAAGCGCACTCCGGTGTTTCTTCGGGTTATGTGGGGgtaattataataatgacgTTGATGATATCTCACTCGGTTCTGCAGAGTTTCATAAACCAGCCTCCGAGTGTTTCTCGCGCGATGAAAGTCGGTCGAGGAGCTTCTCGAGGTGGTAACACGCGCCAGGTTTGGCCTCGCGAGCCAGAGAACCCCAAACAAAGCAAACTAGCGGATAGGTTTCTATAGTGACAAAGGGAGAGGACGAAACATGagcctctctctttctttgagGATCTCCatggtgaattaaataaatcatgggAAAGACCATACTCATTGCGTGCTTCATGCCCACGGCGTCAATTTACGACTATCGTGGGTACGAAGACGCGCGGATATACCAAAATGCCACAGGTGGAAGAGACGCACGCGAGTTATCTCTCGCCTGGCTCGGCATCCTCATTAAAGAAGCCTACCCTGCCCACGAAACCGTGTAAATAACTTCAGCTCTCGTGGGCAAGGCTTATCAAGCCGCAGGTCAGGCTGGTGCTGCGCTGCATACTATGGCAATATTACAGGCATACCAGGTTGATCTGTTAAAGGATTTGAGTGCAGGCGAGACGATGGACAAAGAGAAATTTGACGAGTTGCGTATGACTACAGATCTGTCTCTTCGTGTCATTAAATAAACGGCTCGCGCTATCGGCTGTACTATGTCTGCTCTGGTAAACAGAGAGGCATTTATGGCTAAATCTGTCAGGCATAAATGAGAAGGAtaaaacttttcttttaaatgcccCTGTTTCCCCATTGGGTTTATTTGGTGACACGGTTGACTCCGTTGTCACGAAATTCACTGAAGTTAAAAGCATGAAGAAATATTCCACTCTTTACAGTAGGGCTCGCCGGGGGGCGGGGCATATCATGTTACATCAGATCGCTCCGTCCCGTTGCCTTTACGAAGCCTCTCCACCTCCGCCGCCTGTGGGCTTGCGGGGGGGGGGGTTTccagcataatgttaaaggccCTCTGTCTTCAATGTTAAAGGCCCCCCGTGCAGGGTTTTTTAGCATTCCCCTAAgaggaaataataaaattaataccaTTATCAGAGAGTCTGGCAGCGTGGAAACTCCTGCCAGGCGTTTCTGCTTGGGTAATAAGCACAGTACACTTAGGATACATAATCCAATTTATTCGTCGTCTTCTGCACTTCAATGGCGTGATATTCACTTCCGTGAGACCGGAACGAACGCACGTACTGTTGCAAGAAATACAAACTCTACTGATGAAAGGGGCCATAGAACATGTTCCCCTTCCAGAGAGAAGGTCAGGCTTTTACAGCAGATACTTCCTGGTTCTTACAGTCTGCCTAGCTTTATCAccccgcacacacacaaaatgtatgGATGCAGCACTGGCTCCATTGAGACTCCGGTGCATCTGCATTTTAAATTACATGGATGATTGGCTAATACTAGCAAAATCGCGATAGGTGGCGctccaacacaaaaacattgtgtTAGCACATCTACTTTTTCTAGGGTTGAGACTCAACGCCAAGAAAAGCGTTCTTTCTCATGCCCAGAGAATGACTTATTTAGGGATAGTCTGGGATTCGATTACGATGCGGGCACATTTGTCTCCAGCACGAATCGAGGCCATTCAGCATACCCTGAGCAGAGTCAGGCTAGGCCAGGATCTCACTGTGAAATAATATCAGAGGATATTAGGGTTTATGGCATCAGCATCCACGGTGATTCCTTTGGGGCTGTTGCATATGACGCCATTTCAGTTGTGACTCAGAGCCGGAGG
This region includes:
- the LOC129443902 gene encoding adhesion G protein-coupled receptor E3-like gives rise to the protein MFIEAVLLFICVKNLSQISFKLKAVLSRRLLIVIGYMIAAVIVGVSAGVVPEGYGSEQCWIKQEKGFIWSFLGPVYFIVAINTILFISIIISLNSTLKKLNAEVSRMKQTKIMVFKTLAQFVIFGCPWILGLFINTNQMMEILFLILNSQQGTFIFLVYCVLNNEVRQQYVKWLRALLPGHKSRTFLIISEPSNMTSKNTTLNKLE